The genomic window CATATTATACTATTCAATACACAATAATCGATATGAATACTATTAATTAATTATTTATTTAAAATAAAAAAAATACTTTTTTTATCTGAAACAACACGAAACTTTTTATATTTTATGTGTTCATTTTTTATGATGCACTGAAGTAAAAACCAATTACTGAAAAAATGATATACAAATGATACATTTCCAGATCTTTTCCATATTTTACCATTATATCCTTCCAAAATACTAAGAATTTCTACTTCATAATAAGAATATCCAAGCAAACAAAACATATTTTTATGATTAACATTCCTAAAATGAAGTTTTGAAATTATTTCTTGACCACAATAACATCCTTTATTAAAATCAATACCATTAAAAAAAACTAAATTCATATCTTTAGGAAAAAATTTTCTAAATATCGATGATTCAAAAATTGGAATCCCAGCATAAATATCTAATAATAACCAAAAATTTTTTATTTTCATTATTTTTTTTAATATTATAAAATTATTTAAATTATCTAACCGATCCTTATGAATAATACATAAAAATCTTTCAATTGGATCTTTAAACCATAATATAACAGTATTATTAGTTGTAATAGTTTGAATTTTTTTATTTGGCAATTTCACAAAATAATTTAGTAATACTTTTCTTATAAATAAACCCATAAAACCAAGTAAAACATAACTGTTATTTTTTTCAAATTTAACATCCGAAAATACTGAATACTTTTTCAATTCTTGATTTTGTAAATCGACTACACTTTTACGTTGAATATAAGCATATTCATTATGAAAACGAAATAAACGTAACAAACCTTGAACCTTTCCGTTATGATGACAATTAGCACATAAAATATGAGTATTAGTTTTTAAAGATTCAATATTATACGTTAATTGTCCTTGAAGGTATTTTTTATTATCTTTTCCTGTTACAGATGTTAAAACTAAATCATCTAAAATTTCAAATGTACAGAAATTTTCATCAACTCTATTTAATTTATGTAATAGCATAATTAATAAATATTTTATAAATTATATAAAAATATTAAAATCATATTTATAATATTCTTAAAATAAATCATTATCATGTTTTAATTGTAATCATTTTAAAATATTAATACAATGAATAATTTTATATACTATACGCAATAAAAGATATAGGAATTTAATGAAATATGATAATAACAATGCATAATGAAAAAATTGATGATATATGTAACAAAATTAAAAACTTACAACAAGTATTAAAATATGAAAAAAAAAATATATTCAATAATATGGAAAATATAAAAAACAATAAAAAAAAAAAAAAAATTATTAATTCTTATGATAATAATAAACAAATAAAAATATTGAAAGAAATAAAAAATACTCAAAAAATTATTAATGATGTTCGTGAAATGATAAAATTATCTCTAGAACTTAATGACAATAGTATTTTCATAGATTTAAAAAAAGAAATAAATAACATTGAAAATAAAATTAATAATATAAAAATTCAAAATATCTTTAAAAAAAAAAATGATATTTGTAATTGTTATTTAGATATACAATCTGGATCTGGAGGAATCGATGCTCAAGATTGGTCACAAATGCTATTAAAAATGTATTTAAAATGGTTATGTAAAAAAGGTTTTAAAACAAAAATTATTCATGAACTATACGGAGATATTGCAGGAATTAAATCAGCTACAATTCATGTAATTGGAAAATATGCATTCGGTTGGCTAAGGACCGAAACTGGAATTCACAGATTAATTCGAAAAAGTCCATTTGATTCTGGTAGTAGACGACATACTTCATTCAGTTCTGCATTTGTATATCCAGAAATTAATAATGATATTAATATTAAAATAAAAACATCAGATTTAAGAATTGATGTGTATCGATCCTCTGGAGCTGGGGGTCAACATGTGAATAGAACAGAATCAGCAGTACGAATTACACATTTACCAACATCAATAGTTACACAGTGTCAAAACGAAAGATCTCAACATAAAAACAAAGAACAAGCATTAAAACAAATGAAACTCAAATTATATAATTTAGAAATAAAAAAAAAACAAAATGAAAAAAAAATGATTGAAAACACTAAATCTTCCATTGGTTGGGGACATCACATTCGGTCATATATACTCGATAATTCAAGAATAAAAGATAATCGAACAGGAATAGAAGTTCGTAACATCGATTCTGTACTTAATGGGAACTTAGATATTTTTATTGAAACTAGTTTAAAACAAGGATTATAGAAAATAATACTATGCTATGTAAAAAAAACAATCATCATAAAAACATTATTAATCCTGAACATGAATATGAAATCCGTAAAAAAAAATTAATCGAGATGGAAAAACAGGGATTTAATTTTCCCAATACATTTAAGATAAATACTAATATTACAGATATTAACAAAAAATATTCACGATTTGATAATACAGAATTATTAAAAAAAAAAAAATTTTTTAATGTTTCTGGTAGAATTATTAAAAAACGTCACATGGGAAAAGCTACTTTTTTAGTTATACAAGATATGTTAGAAACGATTCAAATTTATGTTACAGAAAAAAAAATTTCTTATGATTTTTATAGAAACACATTTAAAAAATGGGATATAGGAGACATAATATTTACAACAGGTACAATATTTAAAACAAAAACAGGACAACTATCCATTTATTGTTCTGAAATCAATATTTTATCTAAAGCATTACAGCCATTTCCAAATAAATTTCATGGTTTATTAAATCAAGATATTAAATATCGGAAACGATATTTAGATTTGTTATCTAATGTCAATGTAATGAAAATATTTTATAAAAGATCTAAAATTTTATCAATCATTCGTAATTTTATGAATAAAAATAATTTTTTAGAAGTTGAAACACCTATGATGCAACATATTCCAGGAGGAGCATCTGCACGTCCTTTTATCACTCATCATAATAGTTTAGATTTAAAAATGTATTTAAGAATCTCTCCAGAATTATATCTAAAAAGATTAATTATTGGTGGATTTTCAAAAATATATGAAATGAATAAAAATTTTCGTAATGAAGGTATTTCATATAAACATAATCCAGAATTTACTATGATGGAATTATACATCACTTATGCAGATTATAAAGATTTAATGATTTTTATAAAAGAACTATTGCAACACATTGTATATCAAACTACTGGCAATTATATATTAAATTATCAAAACAATGAATTTGATTTAAAAAAACCATTTAAAATATTAACAATAAAAGATGCTATTCTTCATTACAATCCAAAAATAAAACATTCAGACTTATTAAATATCTCAGAAGTTCAAAAATTATTATATCATCATAATATTCCAATAAAAAAAAATTGGAGCTTAGAAAAAATGATAATTAAAATATTTGAACACACCACAGAAAATAAAATAATAGAACCAACTTTTATCACTGAATATCCAACTGAAACCTCACCATTAGCTCGAAAAAATGATTTCAATAAAAATCTTGTTGATCGATTTGAATTTTTTATAGGGGGATTAGAAATTGGTAATGGTTTTTCTGAACTCAACAATCCTATAGAACAAAAAGAACGTTTTTTAAAACAAAAAAAACTAAATCAAATGAATCAGAAAAAAGAACCATATGATAAAGAATACATTTTAGCAATGGAATACGGAATGCCACCTACTGCAGGATTAGGAATAGGAATTGACAGATTAATTATGGTTCTTACTAATCAAAAAAATATACGTAATGTGATATTGTTTCCAACACTACGTCCAATTAAATAATTATTTTATTTTATGGATCTCAAAATATGATGAATTTTTTTAATAAAAAGTCACAAATTAGTATTAAAGATATATTATCAATTTTAAAAAACGAATCAACACCTCTTTGGATTTATCATACAGAAACTATTATAAATCAAATTAAAAAACTCAAAAAATTTGATATTATTAGATTTGCACAAAAATCATGTTCTAATATCCATATATTACGAATAATGAAAAAAATGAATGTAAAAATTGATGCCGTATCATT from Buchnera aphidicola (Panaphis juglandis) includes these protein-coding regions:
- the ygfZ gene encoding tRNA-modifying protein YgfZ is translated as MLLHKLNRVDENFCTFEILDDLVLTSVTGKDNKKYLQGQLTYNIESLKTNTHILCANCHHNGKVQGLLRLFRFHNEYAYIQRKSVVDLQNQELKKYSVFSDVKFEKNNSYVLLGFMGLFIRKVLLNYFVKLPNKKIQTITTNNTVILWFKDPIERFLCIIHKDRLDNLNNFIILKKIMKIKNFWLLLDIYAGIPIFESSIFRKFFPKDMNLVFFNGIDFNKGCYCGQEIISKLHFRNVNHKNMFCLLGYSYYEVEILSILEGYNGKIWKRSGNVSFVYHFFSNWFLLQCIIKNEHIKYKKFRVVSDKKSIFFILNK
- the prfB gene encoding peptide chain release factor 2 → MIITMHNEKIDDICNKIKNLQQVLKYEKKNIFNNMENIKNNKKKKKIINSYDNNKQIKILKEIKNTQKIINDVREMIKLSLELNDNSIFIDLKKEINNIENKINNIKIQNIFKKKNDICNCYLDIQSGSGGIDAQDWSQMLLKMYLKWLCKKGFKTKIIHELYGDIAGIKSATIHVIGKYAFGWLRTETGIHRLIRKSPFDSGSRRHTSFSSAFVYPEINNDINIKIKTSDLRIDVYRSSGAGGQHVNRTESAVRITHLPTSIVTQCQNERSQHKNKEQALKQMKLKLYNLEIKKKQNEKKMIENTKSSIGWGHHIRSYILDNSRIKDNRTGIEVRNIDSVLNGNLDIFIETSLKQGL
- the lysS gene encoding lysine--tRNA ligase, which gives rise to MLCKKNNHHKNIINPEHEYEIRKKKLIEMEKQGFNFPNTFKINTNITDINKKYSRFDNTELLKKKKFFNVSGRIIKKRHMGKATFLVIQDMLETIQIYVTEKKISYDFYRNTFKKWDIGDIIFTTGTIFKTKTGQLSIYCSEINILSKALQPFPNKFHGLLNQDIKYRKRYLDLLSNVNVMKIFYKRSKILSIIRNFMNKNNFLEVETPMMQHIPGGASARPFITHHNSLDLKMYLRISPELYLKRLIIGGFSKIYEMNKNFRNEGISYKHNPEFTMMELYITYADYKDLMIFIKELLQHIVYQTTGNYILNYQNNEFDLKKPFKILTIKDAILHYNPKIKHSDLLNISEVQKLLYHHNIPIKKNWSLEKMIIKIFEHTTENKIIEPTFITEYPTETSPLARKNDFNKNLVDRFEFFIGGLEIGNGFSELNNPIEQKERFLKQKKLNQMNQKKEPYDKEYILAMEYGMPPTAGLGIGIDRLIMVLTNQKNIRNVILFPTLRPIK